A genomic segment from Oncorhynchus keta strain PuntledgeMale-10-30-2019 chromosome 9, Oket_V2, whole genome shotgun sequence encodes:
- the LOC118387689 gene encoding calcineurin B homologous protein 3-like isoform X2, producing MGDMSVSFEQIGILHKRFKQLSHNEDTLRRDDLNTIPDLSCNPIRTQIIEAFFDKRNFHQNGEGTVQEISFEEFLVVMSHFRPPALDMTEEQREMIRREKLRFLFNMHDTDNDGTITLEEYRHVVEELLSRSGALGKETAKGIADAAMLEVASISMGHMEPDEFYEGITFEHFLKILKDIEIETRMNIRFLNMDTTNLCKDMV from the exons TTTCCTTCGAGCAGATTGGAATCCTGCATAAAAGATTCAAGCAGTTGAGCCACAATGAAGACACGCTGAG ACGAGATGACCTCAACACAATTCCAGACCTGTCATGCAACCCGATCCGAACCCAAATTATAGAGGCCTTCTTTGACAAAAG AAACTTCCATCAGAATGGTGAGGGGACGGTCCAGGAGATCAGCTTTGAGGAGTTCCTGGTGGTCATGTCCCACTTCAGACCTCCAGCACTGGAcatgacagaggaacagagagagatgatcagGAGGGAAAAACTCCGCT TCCTATTTAACATGCACGACACAGACAATGATGGAACAATCACTCTGGAGGAGTACCGACAT GTAGTGGAGGAGCTGCTGTCTAGGAGTGGAGCCCTGGGGAAGGAAACGGCTAAAGGCATAGCAGACGCTGCCATGCTGGAGGTAGCCAGTATCTCCATGGGTCACATG GAACCAGATGAGTTTTATGAGGGGATCACTTTTGAACATTTCCTAAAG ATACTGAAAGATATTGAGATCGAGACAAGAATGAACATTCGCTTTTTGAATATGGACACGACGAACCTGTGCAA